The region TTTCGCTCGAACAGCGCGCGGATGTCGTGCGGCGCTTCGTTGCCGATCTCAGGCCCCTGCGCGACCGCATCGCCCTGCATATCATGTGGGAAGTCGGGAAAGTATTCGAGGAAGCGCAGAACGAATTCGACCGTACGCTCGAATATGCGCTCGAAACCGTGGAAGCGGCGCTGGATCTCGATAAACGTGAACGGCGCGACACATCACTGCAGCAGGTGGTGGGACGCGTGGATCTGCTTCCTGTTGGTCCCGCCCTCTGCGTCGGACCATACAACTACCCGTTCTACGAGACGCTGACAAACGCCATCCCCGCCCTGCTCATGGGCAACACCGTCATCATCAAGGCGCCTCCGCAGGGTGCCCTGCTCTACAGCCTGCTGCTGCCGGTTTTCGCGACGCATTTTCCCGGCGGTATTGTAAGCGTGCTGTTCGGAGACGGCGAAGAGCTTCTCGCACCGATGATGCGCAGCGGCCGCATCAGCATATTTGCCTTCATCGGCACCAGCTCCACCGCCGATGCGCTTGTCAAAATGCATCCGGCCCCGCATCGCCTGCATACGGTGCTCGGACTGGAGGCCAAAAACGCGGCAATCGTGATGCCGGACGCGCCGCTGGAAATCACGCTCGAGGAGGTGGTGAAAGGAGCCCTTGCATTCAACGGTCAGCGCTGTGCGGCAATCAAGATGCTTTTCGTCCATGAGCAGATTGCCGAGACCTTCATCGACCGTCTCTCCGCAGCGTTCGCCGACAGCGTTCCGGGTATGCCCTGGGATGCCGTGCGCTGTACACCGGTCATTTCGCCCGCGCACGCGGAGTATCTCGAAACGCTGCTTCATGACGCGATTGAAAAAGGTGCGCGCCTGCTCACCCCGCACGGCGGGGAACGCACGGCCACACTGCTGCGCCCCGCGCTGCTCGGCGACGTACACGAAGGCATGAGGCTGTACGACGAGGAGCAGTTCGGACCCCTTCTCCCCGTAGTCGTTTTCAACGATGCGGCCAGCGCCCTGCAGTATATCAAGCATGCGCGCTACGGTCAGCAGTGCAGCATTTTTGGCTCGGATCCCGCCCTGCTGCGCGACATGATTACCGCGGCAGCGCGGTATGTGGGACGTGTGAATATCAATGGGAAATGTCAGCGTGGACCCGATCATTTTCCGTTTACGGGCAAACGCGATTCAGCCCTCGGAACCGTATCAATAGAAGAGGCGCTGCGACGGTTCTGCATCAGTACCGTGATCGCAACGCCTGAATATCCTGAAAACACCGCCCTGTGGAAACGGCTGGGGTGAATGGGAACACCCCGCGGG is a window of bacterium DNA encoding:
- a CDS encoding aldehyde dehydrogenase family protein, which codes for MNTLLELIPSPEEIPSQFRFPETVNRQYLLNGLQKWEGTQLAVHSPIPLRMGDGSIVQPALGSIPRLTEAVANEAVARAAAAFDAGDGPWPSLSLEQRADVVRRFVADLRPLRDRIALHIMWEVGKVFEEAQNEFDRTLEYALETVEAALDLDKRERRDTSLQQVVGRVDLLPVGPALCVGPYNYPFYETLTNAIPALLMGNTVIIKAPPQGALLYSLLLPVFATHFPGGIVSVLFGDGEELLAPMMRSGRISIFAFIGTSSTADALVKMHPAPHRLHTVLGLEAKNAAIVMPDAPLEITLEEVVKGALAFNGQRCAAIKMLFVHEQIAETFIDRLSAAFADSVPGMPWDAVRCTPVISPAHAEYLETLLHDAIEKGARLLTPHGGERTATLLRPALLGDVHEGMRLYDEEQFGPLLPVVVFNDAASALQYIKHARYGQQCSIFGSDPALLRDMITAAARYVGRVNINGKCQRGPDHFPFTGKRDSALGTVSIEEALRRFCISTVIATPEYPENTALWKRLG